TGTCGATCTGCTTCTGGGTGTCGCGCGCGGACGGGGCGGCTTGCCCGGTCTGCGGCGCGGGTGATGCCGGTGATGTTGGTGTCGTTGCCGCCCGGTCCTGACTTGCGGAGCCGCCACCCAAACCTTGAATGATGTTGCCCAGTCCCTCGATCAGTCTGTCGCCGGTGTCGCTCGATTTGTCGGGGCTGTCGCCGCTTTGGCCATCCGGTAGGCGGGAGCCGAACAGGCCCTGGCCCATTTCGCGCAATTTGGCGAATGCGGCAGCAGGATCGTCGAGGATGCCGGCCATATCCGGGTAGATCTTCGGCGACGACCAGGCCCCTTCCACCTTCACCGGAATGCCGAGGCCGACCGGATCGGCGACGCGGCTGCCTTGGCCCTGCGTCGTCATCACCAATTTCGGTTCGAGACGGAATGCAAGCGACCTGGCCGTGAGATCGGCGGAGCCGGTGCCGGTGACACGAACCAAGGGGCCGGCCAGGCGCAGGTCGTTGGTCTCGGCCTTGCCCTTGTCGATGCGGAAGGAGGCGTGCAGCTCGGTCAGATCGGTGCTGAGCGCGTCGCTCTCCTGCCAGCCCGACAGGGTGCTCGCGGTCAGCGAGCGGATCATCTGCGCGACATTGATGCCGCGAATCTGGCCGTCCTGGAAATCGAGGTTCGCCGTTCCGGACAGGTTGCTCAGCAGCTCGCGCTGGCTGCGGCCGGTGCTGCGCACATCGAGCTGTGTCTGCATGCGTCCATCGAGCGAGGTGAAATCCGTGAGGCTGGTCAAAAGTGGCCGCGCACGCACGTCGCGCAGGTTTGCGCGCAGGGCATAGATCGGACGAGCGATCGATGCATCGATGGCGAGACCCGCTGCGGCGCGACCCTCATACAGACCGAGTTCATTTAGCGTCATCTTCAGGATGCCGCTGGCGAGCGAGCCTTCGATCTTGGCGGGCGCGAGACGCAGGCTGCCGGCATTCAGCGCCGCGGCAGAGACCTGGAAATCCGCATCGACATAGTTCAGCCCCTCCAGCGAAAACGGTTCGTCGCTCCAGCCTTCCCAGATGCGCTCGCTGGAAGACTTGCCGGCCAAGGCGGCGGGAGCGTCGATATCGAGCTGCTTGAAGTCGAGGTCCAGCTTGACCAGCGGCTTGACCGTAGCTTCGATCGACGCATAG
The sequence above is drawn from the Afipia sp. P52-10 genome and encodes:
- a CDS encoding AsmA family protein — its product is MKALKILAAILGLFLIAIGVTLAIGIPGGFVTDLIERRVEAETGYQLDIDGGATIRLWPLTVVTLHDVSLHDPKDRDIPERFRAQSVRAELSLRSLVSGKPRIRELTIAHAVTNLPMSRERPRFARALTKRAEPANTSTMAPVTIDQVTMSDATVVFKDVGNRIESRVEHINLRAAMTADRLDIEADARAGDQPIKLEAKATVPTQPADGLTIPVDFKIDATGLLPQTLAGNADVKLNGNVITINGLTGMLGNARFSGYASIEATVKPLVKLDLDFKQLDIDAPAALAGKSSSERIWEGWSDEPFSLEGLNYVDADFQVSAAALNAGSLRLAPAKIEGSLASGILKMTLNELGLYEGRAAAGLAIDASIARPIYALRANLRDVRARPLLTSLTDFTSLDGRMQTQLDVRSTGRSQRELLSNLSGTANLDFQDGQIRGINVAQMIRSLTASTLSGWQESDALSTDLTELHASFRIDKGKAETNDLRLAGPLVRVTGTGSADLTARSLAFRLEPKLVMTTQGQGSRVADPVGLGIPVKVEGAWSSPKIYPDMAGILDDPAAAFAKLREMGQGLFGSRLPDGQSGDSPDKSSDTGDRLIEGLGNIIQGLGGGSASQDRAATTPTSPASPAPQTGQAAPSARDTQKQIDSIIRQLFGR